From one Amycolatopsis sp. FDAARGOS 1241 genomic stretch:
- a CDS encoding helix-turn-helix domain-containing protein: MGRRASWTGTSCPIARGADVLGEPWTLVILRDAHLGTTRFDEFRSHLGIADNVLAARLARMVETGLLTRVPYRDGGGRTREEYRLTEAGADTLPVIHALGRWGDAHTNSPTAAEPMQLIHTTCGQLTRPGERCDHCGADLTRADLNRLELGTHQEVPLAAPVD, translated from the coding sequence GTGGGCCGACGCGCAAGCTGGACGGGCACGTCCTGCCCCATCGCCCGGGGGGCCGATGTCCTCGGCGAACCGTGGACGCTCGTGATCCTCCGCGACGCCCACCTGGGCACCACCCGCTTCGACGAGTTCCGCAGCCACCTCGGCATCGCGGACAACGTGCTGGCCGCACGCCTGGCCCGCATGGTCGAAACCGGCCTGCTCACCCGCGTGCCCTACCGCGACGGCGGCGGCCGCACGCGCGAGGAATACCGCCTCACCGAAGCCGGCGCCGACACGCTGCCCGTGATCCACGCGCTCGGCCGGTGGGGCGACGCCCACACGAACTCCCCCACAGCCGCGGAGCCGATGCAACTGATCCACACCACCTGCGGCCAGCTCACGCGTCCCGGCGAGCGGTGCGACCACTGCGGCGCCGACCTCACCCGCGCGGACCTCAACCGGCTCGAACTGGGCACCCACCAGGAAGTTCCACTGGCGGCGCCCGTCGACTGA
- a CDS encoding type VII secretion target → MDGYTVDPNILQTYATDLDDRGGKVTDAANRVQQLNGGDINAFGVAVGQVLGIPTRIALGVLHDQVKGAAKAYTDQASNVRTAADKYRSTDTSQSDALKGLGQPL, encoded by the coding sequence ATGGACGGCTACACCGTCGACCCGAACATCCTGCAGACCTACGCGACCGATCTGGACGACCGCGGCGGCAAGGTGACCGACGCGGCCAACCGCGTGCAGCAGCTGAACGGCGGCGACATCAACGCGTTCGGCGTCGCCGTGGGCCAGGTGCTCGGGATTCCGACGCGCATCGCGCTCGGCGTGCTGCACGACCAGGTGAAGGGCGCCGCCAAGGCGTACACCGACCAGGCGAGCAACGTGCGCACCGCGGCGGACAAGTACCGCAGCACCGACACCTCGCAGTCCGACGCCCTCAAGGGATTGGGGCAACCGCTGTGA
- a CDS encoding TetR/AcrR family transcriptional regulator yields the protein MPEEVQVNTGRTRNRWGEGDRLRGEILDAASRLLSELGGEDGLTIRGVARAVGIAPASIYQHFTDRAALVKGLLDYEFARLRAAMEAAEASEDPEDAVGRVRALIHAYCQFAMENPGHYRLMMANGSTRPTPEAYPQGPLPDLIELLREGFARCAAAGIALRVPAERAGVIAFVGAHGRVALFHNSPERGGAATVVPFVDELVSLVFA from the coding sequence GTGCCGGAAGAGGTCCAGGTCAACACCGGGCGTACGCGAAACAGGTGGGGTGAAGGCGATCGGCTGCGCGGGGAGATCCTCGACGCGGCCAGCCGGCTGCTGTCCGAGCTCGGTGGTGAAGACGGCCTCACGATCCGCGGCGTCGCCCGCGCGGTCGGCATCGCGCCCGCGAGCATCTACCAGCACTTCACCGACCGCGCCGCGCTCGTGAAAGGGTTGCTCGACTACGAGTTCGCCCGCCTGCGCGCCGCGATGGAAGCCGCCGAAGCGAGCGAGGACCCCGAAGACGCCGTCGGCCGCGTGCGCGCGCTCATCCACGCCTACTGCCAGTTCGCGATGGAGAACCCGGGCCACTACCGGCTGATGATGGCCAACGGCTCCACCCGGCCCACACCCGAGGCGTACCCGCAGGGCCCGCTGCCCGACCTCATCGAGTTGCTGCGCGAAGGGTTTGCGCGCTGCGCCGCCGCCGGGATCGCACTCCGCGTGCCCGCCGAACGCGCCGGGGTGATCGCGTTCGTCGGCGCCCACGGCCGCGTCGCGCTGTTCCACAACTCGCCCGAACGAGGCGGTGCGGCCACCGTCGTGCCGTTCGTCGACGAGCTCGTTTCTCTCGTTTTCGCCTGA
- a CDS encoding alpha-galactosidase encodes MPSPSVVGLRAGGTSFAVELAHPVPRVLHWGADLGELSEADAEALRLTAGAAVLNNAPDVPRAFSVWPAEADTWSGTPAVSGHVAGRGAVPRPVLSGFRHDVNTVTLELTDVASGLDVELTYRLTPSGVLEVATTVTRREGDGRYDLAGVVAALPLPRRATEVLDFTGKWCRERSPQRIPLAYGGHVREVRRGKPGADSPYLLTVGEPGFSFAAGEVWAMHVAWSGDQKWFAERLPEGAGVHASVLGGGELLRPGEVRLAAGESYVAPVVCFAWSDAGLDGLAARFHAYHRERAAHTGEPRPLTLNTWEAVYFEHDLDRLLELTELGAKVGVERVVLDDGWFRGRRDDTAGLGDWTVDREVWPRGLTPMVERVHALGMEFGLWVEPEMVNLDSDLAREHPSWVLGPEELGASSRNQYALNLARPEAYAYLLESLDALVGEYGVDYLKWDHNRELHEAVDRVTGRAGTRAQTLALYRLLDELRERHPRLEIESCASGGGRVDLGILARTDRVWASDCLDPVERQAIQRWTGQLIPPEVIGSHVGAERSHTTARKTDLSFRLVTALFGHAGIEADLTRNSPAELAAFTAWAGLYKELRPLLHHGRVVRADLPDDDAYLHGVVSDDRAVFCWARLTTGAAGQPGRVRLPGLDPARTYRVRVRAEAGLPSLREVAAPEWFTRALAGPVELPGAVLGVAGVPMPVLDPGQALLLDLSTVDRS; translated from the coding sequence ATGCCCAGCCCTTCGGTGGTCGGCCTGCGCGCCGGCGGGACGAGTTTCGCCGTGGAACTCGCCCACCCGGTGCCACGGGTGCTGCACTGGGGCGCCGATCTCGGCGAACTGTCCGAAGCGGACGCCGAGGCCCTGCGGCTGACCGCCGGGGCCGCGGTGCTCAACAACGCGCCCGACGTGCCCCGCGCGTTCTCCGTGTGGCCCGCCGAAGCGGACACGTGGTCCGGCACCCCGGCGGTGTCGGGCCACGTCGCCGGCCGGGGTGCGGTGCCGCGGCCAGTGTTGAGCGGTTTTCGCCACGACGTGAACACGGTGACGCTGGAGCTCACCGACGTGGCGTCCGGGCTGGACGTGGAGCTGACCTACCGGCTGACGCCGTCGGGAGTGCTGGAGGTCGCGACGACCGTCACGCGGCGGGAGGGCGACGGCCGGTACGACCTCGCCGGGGTCGTGGCCGCGCTGCCACTCCCGCGGCGGGCGACGGAAGTGCTGGACTTCACGGGTAAGTGGTGCCGCGAACGCAGCCCGCAGCGCATTCCGCTCGCGTACGGCGGCCACGTGCGTGAGGTCCGGCGCGGCAAACCGGGCGCGGACTCGCCGTACCTGCTGACGGTCGGCGAGCCCGGGTTCTCCTTCGCCGCCGGTGAGGTGTGGGCGATGCACGTGGCGTGGAGCGGTGACCAGAAGTGGTTCGCCGAGCGGCTGCCCGAAGGCGCCGGGGTGCACGCGAGCGTGCTCGGCGGCGGGGAACTGCTGCGGCCGGGGGAGGTCCGGCTGGCGGCGGGTGAGTCGTACGTGGCGCCGGTGGTGTGCTTCGCGTGGTCGGACGCGGGGCTCGACGGGCTCGCCGCGCGCTTCCACGCCTACCACCGCGAGCGGGCGGCGCACACCGGCGAGCCGCGGCCGTTGACGTTGAACACGTGGGAGGCCGTGTACTTCGAGCACGACCTCGACCGGCTGCTGGAGCTCACGGAGCTGGGTGCGAAGGTCGGGGTGGAGCGGGTCGTGCTCGACGACGGCTGGTTCCGCGGCCGCCGCGACGACACCGCGGGCCTCGGCGACTGGACCGTCGACCGGGAGGTCTGGCCGCGCGGGCTGACACCCATGGTGGAGCGCGTGCACGCGCTGGGGATGGAATTCGGCCTGTGGGTCGAGCCGGAGATGGTGAACCTGGACTCCGACCTGGCTCGGGAGCACCCGTCGTGGGTGCTGGGTCCGGAGGAGCTGGGAGCGTCGTCCCGCAACCAGTACGCGCTGAACCTCGCCCGGCCCGAAGCGTATGCGTACTTGCTGGAATCGCTCGACGCGCTGGTGGGTGAGTACGGCGTCGACTACTTGAAGTGGGACCACAACCGCGAACTGCACGAGGCCGTCGACCGCGTGACGGGCCGGGCGGGGACGCGGGCGCAAACGCTTGCGCTGTACCGGTTGCTCGACGAACTGCGTGAACGCCACCCGCGGCTGGAGATCGAGAGCTGCGCGAGCGGCGGCGGGCGCGTCGACCTCGGGATCCTGGCCCGGACCGACCGCGTGTGGGCGTCGGACTGCCTCGACCCGGTGGAACGGCAGGCGATCCAGCGCTGGACCGGGCAGCTGATCCCGCCGGAGGTGATCGGCTCGCACGTCGGGGCCGAGCGCAGCCACACGACCGCGCGGAAGACGGACCTGTCGTTCCGGCTGGTCACGGCATTGTTCGGGCACGCCGGCATCGAAGCGGACCTCACGCGCAACTCGCCGGCGGAGCTGGCAGCGTTCACGGCGTGGGCCGGGTTGTACAAGGAACTGCGGCCGCTGCTGCACCACGGCCGGGTCGTCCGCGCCGATCTGCCCGACGACGACGCGTACTTGCACGGCGTGGTGTCGGACGATCGCGCGGTGTTCTGCTGGGCCCGGCTGACGACGGGTGCGGCGGGTCAGCCTGGGCGCGTGCGGTTGCCGGGGCTGGACCCGGCGCGGACCTATCGCGTGCGGGTGCGCGCCGAGGCCGGGCTGCCATCGTTGCGCGAGGTGGCCGCGCCGGAATGGTTTACGCGGGCGCTCGCGGGGCCGGTGGAGCTACCGGGTGCGGTGCTGGGCGTGGCGGGCGTGCCGATGCCGGTGCTGGACCCGGGGCAGGCGCTGCTGCTGGATCTGTCCACTGTGGATCGCTCGTGA
- a CDS encoding GntR family transcriptional regulator produces MTPGFQAMPARQVLADGVYEQLRALIMNDGIAPGARVNIDEIARELRVSGTPVREALARLESEELVSRLPLRGYRVTELLSRGEVDDVYALRLLLEPPSAALAAKAMSDAHVAALEAELATCPAAPARDAYRDYKALTAHDARLHELVLHIAGNAAVAQAFARTHCHLHFFRLNYSQPFGEQTISEHREIVEALMAGRAAASRKAMAAHLEVARDRLLSRM; encoded by the coding sequence GTGACACCTGGGTTCCAGGCGATGCCGGCCCGGCAGGTGCTCGCCGATGGCGTGTACGAGCAGCTGCGCGCACTGATCATGAACGACGGCATCGCGCCCGGCGCGCGCGTGAACATCGACGAGATCGCGCGCGAGCTGAGGGTGTCGGGCACGCCGGTGCGGGAAGCGCTGGCGCGCCTGGAATCCGAGGAACTGGTGAGCCGCCTGCCGTTGCGGGGTTACCGCGTGACCGAGCTGCTGTCGCGGGGCGAAGTCGACGACGTGTACGCGCTACGGCTGTTGCTGGAGCCGCCGAGCGCCGCGCTGGCCGCGAAGGCGATGTCCGACGCGCACGTCGCGGCGCTGGAGGCCGAACTGGCCACGTGCCCGGCGGCGCCGGCCCGCGACGCGTACCGCGACTACAAAGCCCTCACCGCGCACGACGCCCGGCTGCACGAGCTGGTGCTGCACATCGCGGGCAACGCGGCGGTGGCGCAGGCGTTCGCGCGCACCCACTGCCACCTGCACTTCTTCCGGCTCAACTACAGCCAGCCCTTCGGTGAGCAGACGATCTCGGAGCACCGGGAAATCGTCGAAGCGCTCATGGCCGGCCGCGCCGCGGCTTCGCGCAAGGCGATGGCCGCGCACCTGGAAGTGGCGCGCGACCGGTTGCTGTCGCGGATGTGA
- a CDS encoding ferredoxin, producing the protein MKVVIDQDRCVGAGQCVLAAPDVFDQREDDGIVVLLDDNPPEEVHAQAREAAQICPALAIELAD; encoded by the coding sequence GTGAAGGTGGTCATCGACCAGGACCGGTGCGTCGGCGCCGGGCAGTGCGTGCTCGCGGCTCCGGACGTGTTCGACCAGCGTGAGGACGACGGCATCGTCGTGCTGCTGGACGACAACCCGCCGGAGGAGGTGCACGCGCAGGCGCGCGAGGCGGCGCAGATCTGCCCGGCGCTGGCGATCGAACTGGCGGATTGA
- a CDS encoding WXG100 family type VII secretion target has translation MTTSFDPNAKPDFGAGVVITDSNKFSGAGFLDSYTFLIKSCEDIKTADDSDKAALGVSIGLGVVASAVDTVKFALNPLGSLISAGLGWLIEHVSFLREPLDMLMGDPDQIQLLSQEVHTVAESIRQIAEDQKSSLNGDISHWEGSAGETFKQRMQELAADLESKAHGTDIVGYLIQTNMAIIAAVRGLFRDLITTVLGDMISTMLIALAAAIPTFGASIVAGVSWCVAQATLTATSLGAKLAAVIAQATRSAGRIGDVVKALKTRPGVGGAAGSGSSAGSSAAHAGDDIPMTNVGNSGHGGTGGGSGGGTGGGSGGGTSGTHAGDDAATPPPTTGGSGSGSGSGSGTGGTHTGDDVPPPLPPKDDAPTNTGGGSGSGTGSGSGTGGTHTGDDVPPPLPPKDDAPTNTGGGSGSGSSAGTHAGDEAATPPPASHTGDDAPTNTGSGSHAGDDAATPPPASHTGDDVPPPVPPKDDATTNTGSGSGAGSGVGTGGTHAADDVATPPPANTANNGSSGSSGSGSGSTHPGDDVPPPVPPKDDAPTNTGGGSSSGSGAGTHAGDDTATPPPATHAGNDAPPPVPPKHDAPTNTSSSAGTHAGDDTATPPPAGHTGNDVPPPVPPKDDAPTNTGSGSSSGSGAGTHAGDDTATPPPATHTGNDAPPPVPPKDDAPTNTGSGSSSGSGAGTHAGDDTATPPPATHTGNDVPPPVPPKHDAPSSQHGDDTSSAAGNHGDHGTPPGTHHGDDASSGGGNHGHDDTPPGSHHGDDAPSTSGSHHSDDAAPTANQPPPNKTPWTKAHEDWLKQHQPEAFAKYKYLENQLKANYPQSFSILKQWIADSDSAKEMWAWPVKGGQEIAKQMLDIQKTAETGWANAQQNQPADGGH, from the coding sequence GTGACGACGTCGTTCGACCCCAACGCCAAGCCCGACTTCGGCGCCGGCGTGGTGATCACCGACTCCAACAAGTTCTCCGGCGCGGGTTTCCTGGACTCGTACACCTTCCTGATCAAGAGCTGCGAGGACATCAAGACCGCCGACGACTCCGACAAGGCGGCGCTCGGCGTCTCGATCGGGCTCGGGGTGGTCGCTTCCGCCGTCGACACGGTGAAGTTCGCGCTCAACCCGCTGGGCAGCCTGATCTCCGCCGGGCTCGGCTGGCTGATCGAGCACGTGAGCTTCCTGCGCGAGCCGCTCGACATGCTGATGGGCGACCCGGACCAGATCCAGCTGCTGAGCCAGGAGGTCCACACGGTCGCCGAGAGCATCCGGCAGATCGCGGAAGACCAGAAGTCCTCTTTGAACGGTGACATCAGCCACTGGGAAGGCTCGGCGGGCGAGACCTTCAAGCAGCGCATGCAGGAGCTCGCGGCCGATCTGGAGAGCAAGGCCCACGGCACCGACATCGTCGGCTACCTGATCCAGACGAACATGGCCATCATCGCCGCCGTGCGGGGCCTGTTCCGCGACCTCATCACCACCGTCCTCGGCGACATGATCTCCACGATGCTGATCGCGCTCGCCGCCGCCATCCCGACGTTCGGCGCGTCGATCGTCGCGGGCGTCAGCTGGTGCGTCGCCCAGGCGACGCTCACCGCGACGTCACTGGGCGCGAAACTCGCCGCGGTCATCGCGCAGGCCACGCGCTCCGCCGGCCGCATCGGCGACGTCGTGAAGGCCCTCAAGACCCGCCCGGGGGTCGGCGGCGCCGCCGGCAGCGGCAGCAGCGCGGGCAGCAGCGCCGCCCACGCGGGCGACGACATCCCGATGACGAACGTCGGAAACTCCGGCCACGGCGGCACGGGCGGCGGCTCCGGTGGCGGCACGGGCGGCGGTTCCGGTGGTGGCACCAGCGGCACCCACGCGGGCGACGACGCCGCCACTCCGCCCCCCACCACCGGCGGCTCCGGCAGCGGCTCAGGCTCAGGCTCTGGCACCGGCGGCACCCACACCGGCGACGATGTCCCTCCGCCGCTCCCGCCTAAGGATGACGCCCCCACCAATACCGGCGGCGGCTCAGGCTCCGGCACGGGCTCAGGCTCTGGCACCGGCGGCACCCACACCGGCGACGATGTCCCTCCGCCGCTCCCGCCTAAGGATGATGCCCCCACCAACACCGGCGGCGGCTCAGGCTCCGGCTCCAGCGCGGGCACCCACGCCGGCGACGAGGCCGCCACTCCGCCCCCAGCCAGCCACACCGGCGACGACGCTCCCACCAACACCGGCTCCGGCTCCCACGCGGGCGACGACGCGGCGACTCCTCCCCCGGCCAGCCACACCGGGGACGACGTTCCTCCGCCAGTCCCGCCCAAGGACGACGCCACCACCAACACCGGCAGCGGCTCTGGCGCTGGCTCTGGCGTGGGTACCGGCGGCACCCACGCGGCCGATGACGTCGCCACTCCGCCTCCCGCCAACACCGCCAACAACGGCAGCTCCGGCAGCTCGGGTTCCGGGTCTGGCAGCACCCACCCCGGCGACGACGTCCCCCCACCGGTCCCACCCAAAGACGACGCCCCCACCAACACCGGCGGCGGCTCGAGTTCCGGTTCTGGCGCAGGAACCCACGCCGGCGACGACACCGCCACCCCGCCCCCAGCCACCCACGCCGGCAACGACGCTCCCCCACCAGTCCCACCCAAACACGACGCCCCCACCAACACCAGCAGCAGCGCAGGCACCCACGCCGGCGACGACACCGCCACCCCGCCCCCAGCCGGCCACACCGGCAACGACGTCCCCCCACCAGTCCCACCCAAAGACGACGCCCCCACCAACACCGGCAGCGGCTCGAGTTCCGGTTCTGGCGCAGGAACCCACGCCGGCGACGACACCGCCACCCCGCCCCCAGCCACCCACACCGGCAACGACGCTCCCCCACCAGTCCCACCCAAAGACGACGCCCCCACCAACACCGGCAGCGGCTCGAGTTCCGGTTCTGGCGCAGGCACCCACGCCGGCGACGACACCGCCACCCCGCCCCCAGCCACCCACACCGGCAACGACGTCCCCCCACCAGTCCCACCCAAACACGACGCGCCTTCCTCTCAGCACGGCGACGACACGTCCTCCGCCGCCGGCAACCACGGCGACCACGGCACCCCGCCGGGCACCCACCACGGTGACGACGCATCGTCCGGCGGCGGCAACCACGGCCACGACGACACGCCGCCCGGGAGCCACCACGGGGACGACGCACCCTCCACCAGCGGCAGCCACCACAGCGACGACGCCGCACCAACGGCCAACCAGCCGCCCCCGAACAAGACGCCGTGGACGAAGGCGCACGAGGATTGGCTGAAGCAGCACCAGCCGGAGGCGTTCGCGAAGTACAAGTACCTCGAGAACCAGCTGAAGGCGAACTACCCGCAGTCCTTCTCGATCCTGAAGCAGTGGATCGCGGACTCCGACAGCGCCAAGGAGATGTGGGCGTGGCCGGTGAAGGGCGGGCAGGAGATCGCCAAGCAGATGCTCGACATCCAGAAAACAGCCGAGACCGGCTGGGCCAACGCCCAGCAAAACCAACCAGCCGACGGCGGCCACTGA
- a CDS encoding SDR family oxidoreductase codes for MEIKGSVALVTGANRGFGRELAAALLERGAAKVYAAARRPETVDLPGVVPLALDVTDPASVLAAAAQAPDVTLLVNNAGVSTGASFLDGSLDDVRLEMETHYFGPLATARAFAPVLASNGGGAVLNVLSALSWVTAPHVNAYSAGKAAALQLTNGLRLALYDQGTQVTALHVGYMDTDMAADIADPKSNPADIAAVALDGIEKGAFEIVADDFSRYVRAGLSGDLTVLYPQLVS; via the coding sequence ATGGAGATCAAGGGTTCGGTGGCGCTGGTGACCGGTGCGAACCGCGGTTTCGGCCGCGAACTGGCGGCCGCCCTGCTGGAGCGCGGCGCGGCGAAGGTCTACGCCGCCGCGCGCCGGCCGGAGACGGTCGACTTGCCGGGTGTGGTGCCGCTCGCGCTGGACGTCACGGACCCGGCGTCCGTGCTCGCCGCCGCCGCGCAGGCGCCGGACGTGACGCTGCTCGTGAACAACGCCGGTGTCTCCACGGGCGCCTCGTTCCTCGACGGCTCCCTCGACGACGTCCGGCTCGAGATGGAGACCCACTACTTCGGCCCCCTCGCCACGGCGCGCGCGTTCGCCCCGGTACTGGCCTCGAACGGCGGCGGGGCCGTGCTGAACGTGCTGTCGGCGCTGTCGTGGGTGACGGCGCCGCACGTGAACGCGTACTCCGCCGGCAAGGCCGCGGCCCTGCAGCTGACCAACGGCCTGCGCCTGGCGCTGTACGACCAGGGCACCCAGGTCACCGCCCTGCACGTCGGCTACATGGACACGGACATGGCCGCCGACATCGCGGACCCCAAGTCCAACCCGGCCGACATCGCCGCCGTCGCCCTGGACGGCATCGAGAAGGGCGCCTTCGAAATCGTCGCCGACGACTTCAGCCGCTACGTGCGGGCCGGACTTTCGGGCGATCTGACGGTGCTGTACCCGCAGCTGGTTTCCTGA
- a CDS encoding cytochrome P450: protein MSEALSSEVAPDVVEPEYPMARGRCPFDPPPELERRLTEEPVSRVKIWDGSDPWLFTRYEDVRALLRDPRVSADTSRPGYPPQSPGIAARRKRATSFIGMDDPEHATQRRLLTADFMVKKVERLRPRIQHIVDELIDEMLAGPKPANLVDAFALPLPSLVICELLGVPYADRAFFHRISRVLVSKEATPQQSLAAVEELLAYLRGLVEKKLTDPGDDVLSRLATGQVAQGTMTADEVASMGQLLLVAGHETTANMIALGTVALLEHPDQLDLVRDGDPALIANAVEELLRYLTIVHTGRRRVALEDLEVAGQHIRKGEGLIAASDVANRDAEAFPDPDKLDVTRKARHHVAFGYGVHQCLGQPLARVELQAVCSTLYRRIPTLKLAVGLEELDFKNDMLVYGVHSLPVTW, encoded by the coding sequence ATGTCGGAGGCTCTGTCCTCGGAGGTCGCGCCGGACGTCGTCGAGCCCGAGTACCCGATGGCGCGGGGGCGCTGCCCGTTCGACCCGCCGCCGGAGCTCGAGCGGCGGCTGACCGAGGAACCCGTGTCCCGGGTGAAGATCTGGGACGGCAGCGACCCCTGGCTGTTCACGCGTTACGAAGACGTCCGCGCCCTGCTGCGCGATCCCCGCGTCAGCGCGGACACCTCGCGGCCCGGCTACCCGCCCCAGTCGCCCGGCATCGCCGCGCGCCGCAAGCGCGCCACGTCGTTCATCGGCATGGACGACCCCGAGCACGCCACCCAGCGGCGCCTGCTGACGGCCGACTTCATGGTCAAGAAGGTCGAACGCCTGCGCCCGCGCATCCAGCACATCGTCGACGAACTGATCGACGAGATGCTGGCCGGGCCCAAGCCCGCGAACCTCGTGGACGCCTTCGCCCTGCCGTTGCCGTCGCTGGTGATCTGCGAGCTGCTCGGGGTGCCCTACGCCGACCGCGCGTTCTTCCACCGCATCAGCAGGGTTCTCGTCTCCAAGGAGGCCACGCCGCAGCAATCGCTCGCCGCCGTCGAGGAGCTGCTGGCCTACCTGCGCGGGCTGGTCGAGAAGAAGCTGACCGACCCGGGTGACGACGTGCTCAGCCGCCTGGCCACCGGGCAGGTCGCGCAGGGGACCATGACGGCCGACGAGGTCGCGTCGATGGGGCAGCTGCTGCTGGTGGCCGGCCACGAGACCACGGCGAACATGATCGCGCTCGGCACCGTCGCGCTGCTGGAGCACCCGGACCAGCTCGACCTCGTGCGCGACGGCGACCCGGCGTTGATCGCCAACGCCGTGGAGGAGCTGCTGCGCTACCTCACGATCGTCCACACGGGACGCCGGCGCGTCGCACTGGAGGACCTGGAAGTCGCCGGGCAGCACATCCGCAAGGGCGAGGGCCTGATCGCCGCGTCCGACGTCGCCAACCGCGACGCCGAAGCGTTCCCCGACCCGGACAAGCTCGACGTCACCCGCAAGGCCCGCCACCACGTGGCGTTCGGCTACGGCGTGCACCAGTGCCTCGGCCAGCCGCTCGCGCGGGTCGAGCTGCAGGCGGTCTGCAGCACGCTCTACCGGCGGATCCCCACGCTGAAGCTCGCGGTTGGCCTGGAAGAGCTCGACTTCAAGAACGACATGCTGGTCTACGGGGTCCACTCGCTCCCCGTGACCTGGTGA
- a CDS encoding YbaB/EbfC family nucleoid-associated protein — translation MDEQEWLDDFQRRVADMRAKSMVLQEKLSEAEGKARSSDGLVSVTVTPNGALKDLHIDDRALRSSGGAQLTAAIMETYGKAQRQVSREVADALEPLAGGTEMMSVVRSFLPEAEDEPEEQDAPRQPGEPEDDERPQPGRPVPPTGAVPPAPPRIPPVAPRVPPVPPRVPPVPPVPPRMPPAPQSGPPAAPPQPPGRPSGPHRRRVDGDDDEMQPW, via the coding sequence GTGGACGAGCAGGAGTGGCTGGACGACTTCCAGCGGCGTGTGGCCGACATGCGCGCGAAAAGCATGGTGCTGCAAGAAAAACTCAGCGAGGCCGAGGGCAAGGCCCGTTCGTCGGACGGGCTGGTGTCGGTGACCGTCACCCCCAACGGCGCGCTGAAGGACCTGCACATCGACGACCGGGCGCTGCGCTCGTCCGGCGGTGCTCAGCTCACCGCCGCGATCATGGAGACCTACGGCAAGGCGCAGCGGCAGGTGTCGCGCGAAGTCGCCGACGCGCTGGAGCCGCTCGCGGGCGGCACGGAGATGATGAGCGTGGTCCGGTCCTTCCTGCCGGAGGCCGAAGACGAGCCGGAGGAGCAGGACGCGCCGCGGCAGCCGGGAGAGCCGGAGGACGACGAGCGTCCGCAGCCTGGGCGCCCGGTTCCGCCGACCGGTGCGGTTCCGCCTGCCCCGCCACGGATTCCGCCTGTCGCGCCGCGCGTTCCCCCTGTCCCGCCGAGGGTTCCGCCCGTGCCGCCGGTTCCGCCTCGGATGCCGCCCGCGCCGCAGTCCGGCCCGCCCGCCGCTCCGCCGCAGCCGCCGGGACGGCCGTCGGGCCCGCACCGGCGACGGGTGGACGGCGACGACGACGAGATGCAGCCCTGGTGA